CTTCTGGACCGCCCTCCAGGAACCCCTCGAGGGCCTCTCCCCGGATGATCAGTCGGCTGCCAGTAGGGCCCGCAGCCTGATTGACTCCCTCACGCCGCTTGTCGACCGCCTGCCGGTGGCCACGCTCCTGCGGCGCATCGTCGACACGAGTGAGTACCGGGCCGCTCTTGCCGCCAGCCACCACCGCTACTGGCGCAACCTGGACAAGCTGCTGGCGGATGCCCACAGGTCCGAACTCGTCCGCGTGCACACCTTCCTGGAGTACATCCGCACCAGCCGTGACGTCGGCGCCCGAGAAGGCGAGGCGCCGGCGGAGGCCGAAGGCGCCGTCCGCCTGATGACGATCCACAAGGCCAAAGGGCTCGAGTTCCCGATCGTTGTGCTGGCCGACGCCTCGCGCCGGATGCGTGACATGCCCGAGACCGCCTACCTCAGCCCGGAGGTGGGCCTGGCCTTCAATCCCGATCGACAGGATGCCAGGCCTCTTGCCTATGGCCTTGCCCGCTGGCTCGACTCCCAGCAGGTTGCTGCAGAGGAAGCCCGCCTGCTGTATGTGGCCTCCACCCGCGCCCAGGAGAAGCTCATTGTCTCGGGCCACCTTTCCGGATCCGCCGGAGCCTGGCGCGCCGCCGGCTGGATGGATCAGCTGCTGGAGATTGTCGGCTGCGACGTCGACCAGGTGACCGCTGCGCCGGGGGCGTGGCTTGCGCTTGATCTCGGGGGTGGGGCGCAGGCCGCCATGCGGGTGGCGGTCGAGGACGCCCCAGTCCGCCCGTGGCCGGGAGCAGGCCTTGCCTCCGAGTGGCCATCGTCCGAGGAAACCCCGCTCTTCCCTCCGCTCATCGAGACAGCCTCCGAAGAACAGCCGTCCGAGCCCGAAGAGGACGTCCGCCGCGATTGGCGGGCCACCGGGGAACGCATCCGTCCCCCGGCTGCCGTGGTCGGCCTGATGGTCCATCGCGCCATCGAGGCGTGGCTCTTCCCCGGCGACGCGCGCCTGCCGCGCGAGCTGGAGTCTGTTGCGCTGGCCGAGGGCCTGGTCGATCGGCGACAGAGGCAGGCAGCGGTCGCAGAAGCATCCAAG
The Anaerolineales bacterium DNA segment above includes these coding regions:
- a CDS encoding UvrD-helicase domain-containing protein → DAPPDEAVEERFAEDLQRVIAVHGLAAQFYRRSLDEKSTLDFDDLEANTVRLLSLPEVRQAWQAELSAVLVDEFQDTNERQRAIVEAICGASPGRLFVVGDARQSIYRFRGADVTVFRRTGADITGRGGEAIELGLTFRAHLGLLHVLDRLLPPVMGTADDPDRLYAVPYSPMRSDRSRPREGMVDPHLEFVLGTGRTADDARPRAAAALVERLLELRQRGDIRAWDDVALLFRASTGFAAYEDALERAQIPFVTVAGAGFFERPEVRDLLNLLQALSDPWDDTAMAGLLRSPVIGMTDAGLYQLRTSAEPPTPFWTALQEPLEGLSPDDQSAASRARSLIDSLTPLVDRLPVATLLRRIVDTSEYRAALAASHHRYWRNLDKLLADAHRSELVRVHTFLEYIRTSRDVGAREGEAPAEAEGAVRLMTIHKAKGLEFPIVVLADASRRMRDMPETAYLSPEVGLAFNPDRQDARPLAYGLARWLDSQQVAAEEARLLYVASTRAQEKLIVSGHLSGSAGAWRAAGWMDQLLEIVGCDVDQVTAAPGAWLALDLGGGAQAAMRVAVEDAPVRPWPGAGLASEWPSSEETPLFPPLIETASEEQPSEPEEDVRRDWRATGERIRPPAAVVGLMVHRAIEAWLFPGDARLPRELESVALAEGLVDRRQRQAAVAEASK